The nucleotide sequence GGTGTCACCTTCACCGGCAGTGCAGCGACCGGCCGCAAGATCGCCGCCGATGCCAGTCAGCATCTCAAGAAGACAGTGCTGGAACTGGGCAGTAACGACGCCTTTCTCGTGCTCGAGGATGCCGATATCGACAAGGCTGTGGATGCCTGTGTTACCGGCCGGATCAACAACAACGGCCAGACCTGCGTGGCGGCCAAGCGCTTTGTGGTGGTCGATGCGGTGTACGAGAAGTTCCGCGATGCTTACGTCGAAAAGATGAAGCAGGTGGAATTCGGCGATCCGGCCGACGAAAACACCCAGCTCGGCCCGCTCGCGCGCGAAGACCTGCGCGACAAGCTGCACGAACAGGTCAAGGAATCGGTCGCCAATGGCGCGACCTGTACCCTCGGCGGCGAAGTGCCGGATGTTGAAGGTTTCTTCTATCCGGTCACCGTGCTGGAAAACGTCAAACCCGGCATGCCGGCCTACGATGGTGAGTTGTTCGGCCCGGCCGCCTCGCTCATCCGGGCGAAGGACGAAGCCGATGCCATTCGTATTGCCAACGACTCGGTCTACGGCCTGGGCGGCGGCATCTTTTCGGAAGACGAAAAGCGTGCCGAGCGTCTGGCGCGGGACCATTTCGATACCGGCATGGTCAGCATCAACGGCTACTACATCGCCCAACCCAACCTACCGTTTGGTGGTGTCAAGGACAGTGGCTACGGCCGCGAACACGGTGGCTTCGGCATGCGCGAATTCGTCAACAGCAAGTCGCTCATGATCGCGCAGTAGTCGACGGTCCCATCAACTTCCTGTTCGAACCGTCCGGTCGGACAGGGATCCAAAGCCCCCGGTTTGGGCCGGGGGCTTTCTTGTGTGTGGCGAGTTCGTTTCGAGTTCAGCGCAGCTCGGGTTTTCGAGGTGTCTGTTGTTTCCGGCGCGCAACGATCCGGCGATCGAGTCTGGCGTATCGGCACCTGGGCGAGCGCGCGTGGCGGTATTGCTTCGAGGCCGACAGGCTTCGATAAAAGGTGCCACGGCCATCTGTAAAGTTCGGTCATATCGCGCCGATATATGACAACGGCGTGACGATTCAAGTCCCGACCTGGACCAGTCTCGATCTTTCCAGAGCGAGTGCCTCCAGGATCTCTGTCGTCGTTTCGTGCGAAGTCGAATCGCGGTGCTGACTTCGGCGAAAAGACAGTGCGGGTGTATTGATCACCCGCTGCACGAATCTGACGGTTGCCCCTTTTCGCTATCGGGAATGCGTGGAAAAGTGACGGTGCCATCGCCCCGTTGATCACAGCGTTATGAGGGACGCTCATGGCCACGACAGAATTGGAAATTCTCTTTGCGCGTCAGCCGATCTACGATCGTTCGCTAAGCGTTGCCGGTTTCGAACTGTTGTTTCGTGAACCTCGTACGCCATCCGATACCGTGCCGAGTGAGTTCGATGGCAACGTCGCGACCAGCCGCGTGCTGCTCAACGCCTTCATGGAAAGCGATATAGAAGAGATCTGCAACCACACATCGGCATTCGTGAATTTCACCGGCGATACATTGCTCGGCGAGATCCCGTTTTCGCCCGCGCGGCTGGTGATCGAAGTGCTAGAGGATGTGGCAGCGACGCCAGCAGTGACGCGGGCGCTGACGCAGTTGAAGCAGCAGGGTTATCGCATCGCACTGGATGATTACGACGCGCAGGGGACGGATCATCCGTTGTTGCCCTACGCCGATATCGTGAAGCTCGAATACCCCAGTTTTTCGGAAAGCGAACTGAATCGGACGGTGGAGATGCTGCGGGCCGCCAGGCCCGGTCTCACCGTGCTGGCCGAGAAGATCGAGGTGCCGCAGGACTACAGGGTAGCTTGCGGAGCCGGATGCGACCTCTTCCAGGGCTATTTCCTCGCCCGGCCTGAATTGGTGTATGGCAGGTCCATACCGGTCAGCCGACTGCATGTGATCCAGCTACTCGCGGCATTGAACGATCCCGACGCCAGTTTCGACCAAACGACAGCCGTCATTCGCAACGATGCCTACTTGAGCCTGCGGCTACTGAAATTGGCCAACTCGGCACTCTATCGGCGGCTGTCGGAGATCACCTCCCTGAATGCGGCCGTCATGGCTCTGGGCCTGGGGCGTATTCGGTCGCTGGCCAGCCTGCTGGCGCTATCGCGGCTGCAGGACAAGCCGCATGCCCTGCATCAGCTCGCGGCCACGCGCGGGCTGATCTGTCAGTTGCTGTGCGCGCGGCTGCCCGAGGGCCCGGAAACGGGATTCACGGTCGGGCTTTTCTCTTGTCTGGATGCGCTGCTGGATCATCCGCTGGCGGAAATCCTCGAGCCGGTGCCCCTGAGTTCGAGGATCACGGCGGCCTTGCTACGATACGAGGGCGCGCTCGGGCTCATCCTGCATACCGTCATCCGGCATGAGCAGGACGACTTCGATGCAATCCGCTGGGACGAACTCGCCGAATGGGGTATCGGCCCGGCCGAGCTGATGGAGGCATTCAGGCGAGGCACCGTTCTGGCCGGCGAGCAATCGTCGGCGATCATGTGAGCTGCCGACCGAACTGCTTATACGAAACCATGAAGCGAGCGTGGGTGTGTAGCGGCCGGCGCATCAGCGGTGACAGGGGCGCGAGCCGTGCGATCATGGCCTGGACGCAAGCGGACCCGATGATTTTGTCGCGATCCATTCATCCGGCACATCCGCGCTCATCAAACACGGTGACGCGCCAATGGCGGGCCCGAACGCCTTGGGTGCCCGTTTACCCGCCGCAGGGACGGTCTCCATCCGGCGGGAATCGCCCCAAGGCCGCGGTCCAGTCAGTGGCCCCGGCTTGTTGCGACCGGCATTTGCTCTGGCTTGGCAAATCGATTTGCACCAAATCGACCACAACCGAATCCAATTCGCCTATAGTTATCTCAAGCCCGCTTTCTGCCAGGCGTGCCGTTGGGGGAGGTTAATTCGGTTCCTTGCCGTCCGGCCTCGATATGAGGGTCGGCGCAGGCCTGCGTGTCGTCTCGGGTACGTGCCCGGATATCCGACAGGCCATTCGGTCCGGGTTAACTCGAACGAGATCAATCGAGGAGAACAACAATGCGCAAATCATTAATGGCGGCACTGCTGGTGGCCAGTGCCGTGCTGCCCGCCGCGGGTCTTGCCCAAGCCAAGACCCTGACCATCGGCTTTACCTCGTCGGAGACGGGCAAGCTTAACGCCGACGCCACCCCGCAGCTGCGCGGCTTCGAGATGTGGCGCGATCAGGTCAATGCCAATGGCGGCATCAAGGCCGGCGGCACGGACTACAAGATCAAGCTCAAGTACTACGATGACCAGTCGAAAGCCGGCCGCGTGCAGCAGCTGTATAGCCGGTTGATCCTGCAGGATAATGCCGACTTTCTATTCAGCCCGTATTCCTCGGGCCTGACCTCCACCGCGGCCGTGGTTTCCGAGCAGTTCGGCAAGATCATGCTGACCACCGGGGCCGCCGAGGGCAAGACGTACAAGCTCGGCAACAAGTATCTCTTCCAGATGTATACGCCTGCCGCGCAATACCTCAAGAGTGCGCTGGAGGTGGTCAAGGCGAACAACCCGAAGGCGAAGATCGCGCTGGTCTACTCCAACGACGGTTTCTCGCAGGGGGCAGCCGCCGGCGCGGCGGATGCGGCGAAGTCGATGGGGCTGAATATCGTACTCAACCAGTCCTATTCGCCCGACACCACGGACTTCGGCCCGATCATCAACAAGATCGTGTCCTCCGGCGCCAATGTGCTGATTGGCGGTGGGCACTATGCCGACGGCAGTACGCTGGCTCGCCAGCTCTACGACAAGAAAGCCAATCTGGAGTTCATTTCCCTGCTGGTGGCGCCGGATATCCCCAAGTTCGCATCGCTGGGCGAAGCGGCCGAGGGCGTGACCGTGCCGTCGCAGTGGGAACCCAGCGTGGCCTATAAGCCGGACTTCGGGCCGACCGCGTCGCAGTTCACCACGATGTTCCAGAACAAATACCACACCACGCCCGGCTATCATGCCGCCGGCGGCTACGCGGCGGGTCTGGTGCTGCAGCATGCCATCGAGCAGGCGGGTTCGATCAAGACCGCCGCGGTCGCCAAGACGCTGAACGCGATGGACGCGACCACGTTCTACGGCCATATTCGCTTTGCCACCAAGGCCGACGAGCACGGGCTGCAGATCGGCCACGATATGGTGCTGGCACAGTGGCAGCAGGGCAGTGACGGCAAACTCGAAAGCAAGGTGGTCTGGCCGAAGTCGGCCAGCAATGCCGCGATCGTGTATCCGCTGAAGAAATCGCACTAAATCCGGGTCCGGATCCGGGTCGGGGCCAGCGCTGGCCCTGACCCGGTGGCGTCATCCACGGCAGGGGCCGTCTCAATGTTCTATGACTTGATCGCTTCGTTGGTCAACGGAGTGCTCGTGGGCGCGATCTATGGGCTCGCGGCCATCGGGCTCACGCTTATTTTCGGCGTGATGAACGTGATCAACCTGATGCACGGGGCCACGATCGCCCTGGGCATGTTCGCGCTGTATTTTCTGGTAACAGCGGCCGGACTCAATCCTTATTTGTCCATTCCTGTAGTGCTCGCCGGTGGATTCGTGTTCGGGGTGGGGGTGTACTGGATTGCGGTTCACCGGGTGATTGGTGGTTCCGACCTGATGACCCTGCTGGCCACATTTGCCGTAAACATGATCATCATCGGTATCGGCACCGCGGTCTGGAGCACCAGCCCGTACAACGTGGACGTGAGCGTGCCGCAGCTGACGGCGAGCCTGCATGGCTATACCATTCCCGGTACCCAGCTGGTGGCGGCGGCACTGGCCGTGATCCTCGCCGGCCTGCTGTACGCATTTCTTTATTACACCCGGCTGGGCAAGGCCATCCGCGCGGTGGCCAATAACCGTCAGGCTGCCGAGCTGATGGGCATCAATACCCAGTGGGTGCTGGCTATATCCTTCGGGATCGGTATTGCGGTGGCCGCGGCGGCCGGGCTGCTGATCGCCACGCTGTTTCCGTTCACCATCCTGTCGGGCGCAAATTACGAGCTCAAGAGCTTCGTGGTGGTCGTGCTCGGCGGTTTGGGCGATCCCGCCGGCGCGTTGCTGGGCGGCATCCTGCTCGGTTTGATCGAGGGCGTCAGCGCGCCGTTTGTGGATGTCAGCTGGACCCCGGTGATCGAGTTCACGCTGTTCGTTCTTATTCTGGTGCTCTTCCCGAAGGGCCTGCTGCGTTTCGGGCGGGGTAAGCGATGATTCTCAAGCGACCCACATTGTGGATCATTCTGCTGATCGCGGCGGCATTTGCGTTGATCCCCGCGGTGACCGGCGACATCGCCCTGCGCGAAAGCCTGCTGCTGGGGGCGGTGTATATCATCCTCGCGTCGAATCTGAATCTGATGATCGGCTACACCGCCTACGTCAATTTCGGCAATATCGCGTTCTTCGGCCTCGGCGGCTACATCGGTTTGTATGTGGTCAACACGCTGCATTGGTCGCTGTGGCCGGCGTGCCTGATCGCGGGTTGCGTGGTGAGCCTGCTGGCGCTGGTCCTGGGCAGCGGCATTCTGCGGCTGCGCGGCGCCTATTTCGCACTGGCCACGATCGGCGTCAACGAGGCGGTCAAGGCGTTCGTCACCAATTTTCAGCCGTTCGGGGGCGCCAGCGGAATGTATCTGTCGTTTTCGAGCTTCAACGCGTTGGGTGGAGCCCGGCACGCGCTGTGGCTGGCCTATTTCGCCATGATTGCGCTCATGGCGCTGTCCATGATCCTGAGTCTGGTGATCAAGCGTTCGCGCTTCGGGCTGGGCCTGTTCGCCATTCGCGAGGATGAGGACGCAGCACAGGTTCTGGGTGTGAAAGCGCCACTGTACAAAAGCCTGACCTACGCCGCCTCCGCCTTCATTCCTGCCATGGCCGGCACGATCTATTTCTTCAAGAACGGGGTGATTCTGCCCGAGCAGGCGTTCGACTTGACGCTGTCGATCGAGGCCATCGTGATGCTGATGCTCGGCGGCCAGGGCACGGTCCTCGGCGTGGCGTTGGGCGCCTTCGCCTACGAGCAGTTCCGCGGCTATCTGCTGGTGTCGTCGACTTTTTCGCAGTTCCAGCTGGTGGTGGCCGGCATCCTGTTGCTGTTGATCGTGCTGTTCCTGCCGGAAGGCTTCATGGGCTGGGTCTATCGCCGCGTGCCCCGGCTACGCAAGGTGATTGAATGAGCGCGATACTGGAAGTCAGCGGACTCAGCAAACGCTTTGGCGGCGTTCAGGCGGTCAACGGTGTCGATTTCGAGATCGCCGAAGGTGAAATATTCGGCCTGATCGGCCCGAACGGCGCCGGCAAGACGACGCTGTTCAACCTGATCAACGGCGTGATTCCGCCGGACACCGGCGAGGTGGTGTTCAAGGGCGAGACGATCACGGGTATGGCGCCGTATAACGTGGTTCGCAAAGGGCTCGCTCGCACGCATCAGATTGTGAAACCGCTCAACGATATGACGGTGCTGGATAACGTCACCGTCGGCGCCTGTTTCGGAGCCGAGCATCTGCCGCTGAAGGCGGCGGCCAAGGCGGCCCGTGAAAGTATCGAAACCGTGGGGTTGGCCGATCGTGCCGAAATGCTGGCAGGGCATCTGAACATCGCCAGCAAGAAACGGCTCGAAATCGCGCGCGCTCTGGCCGGGCGGCCGCAGTTGTTGCTGCTCGATGAAACCCTGGCGGGCCTGAATCCGACCGAGGTGGAACACATGATCGGCGTCATCCGGCGCATCCGCGAGGAGCGCGGTATCTCGATCCTGATGATCGAACATCTCATGCAGGTGATCATGCAATTGTCGGATCGGATCATGGTATTGAACTTCGGCGAGAAACTGGCGGAGGGCCAGCCGGAGGAAATCGCCCACGACAAGATTGTCATCGAGGCCTATCTCGGCGATGCCGACCTGGCCAACCGCCTGATGGAGGAGTCGTGAGCGAAGCCCTATTGCAACTCGAGGATGTGGAATCCGGTTACGGCGAGCTCCAGGTGCTCTGGGGCGTGAGCCTGCAGGTGCAGCCGCATGGCATGACCACATTGGTCGGTGCCAACGGTGCCGGCAAGACAACATTGCTGCGCGCGGCCACCGGCAGTATCAGCGCCTGGCGCGGCCGGGTGCGTTTCGACGGTGAGGACGTGACGCGTTTGTCGGCGCACGACAAGGCCAGCCGTGGGCTGATTCTGGTGCCCGAAGGCCGGCAATTGTTCAATGACATGACGGTCGAGGAAAACCTCGAACTCGGCGCCTACGCCAAGCGCGCGCGGCAGAAATTCTCGGCCAGCCTCGAGCGCGTGTATAACTATTTCCCGCGCCTGAAGGAGCGCCGAGACCAGAAGGCCGGCACGTTCTCCGGCGGCGAGCAGCAGATGCTGGCGGTCGCCCGGGGCCTGATGGCCGATCCCAAGGTGCTCATCATCGATGAACTGTCGCTCGGGCTGTCGCCGTTGCTCACGCAGCAACTGTTCGGGACCCTGCGCGAGCTGAAGTCCGAGGGACTGACCATTCTTCTGGTCGAACAGAACCTGCACCTTGCACTGGCGCTGTCCGATTATGCCTATGTACTGGCCGAGGGCCGGCTGCATAGTCAGGGCCCGTCGCGCGAAGTCGCCCGAGATCCGGAGGTTCGCAAGGCCTATATGGGCGTGTGATGCGTTGCCGGGTGCGACGAAATAGCCAGGCCTTGTGGACAGACCTTGCGCTGCGTGAACGCGCCCGCGGTCCCCGCAATAACCGGCGCAACAACGCCTGCGGCCGGGCGGATATCACGAGCGCAGTGATGGCTCTGTGCCCGGGAGTTGGTAGGCTGGACTGTGTGGACGATGCCAACCCGAGTGGGGCCAGTGCGACGAGCCTGGAGTCGGGACGGTTCGGTTTTGCAGGGTTTGATTTCGGCAGTTAACGGCCCGATTTGGAGATTCAGCCATGCAGCGAGAACAACGCGCCGAGCAACACGACGACATACTCCTGGAAGCGTGTGACGACCGGGGGATTCTCCGGCTGACATTGAACGATGTCGCTCGCCGCAACGCGCTTTCCGAGGCCATGCTCGCCCGCCTGCGGGAGACGCTGGACCGGGCGGCGGCGCGCGAGTCGGTCCGCGTGATCGTGCTGGCGGCCCATGGCTCGGCCTTTTGTGCCGGGCACGACCTCAGGGAGATCACGGCCGCGCGGCAGGCACCGGATCGGGGCCGCGCCTACTTCGGTCAACTGATGGCCCGTTGCTCCGGTGTGATGCAGGCGATCGTAAACAACCCCAAGCCGGTCATCGCCGAGGTCACGGGTGTGGCCACCGCCGCCGGTTGTCAGTTGGTTGCCAGTTGTGATCTCGCGTACGCCGGCCCGCAGGCGCGTTTCGCCACCCCCGGTGTTCATATCGGCCTGTTCTGCTCCACGCCGATGGTTGCGCTGTCGAGAAATGTGGCGAACAAGCACGCGATGGAGATGCTGCTGACCGGCGATCTGATAACAGCCGAAAGGGCAGCCGAGATCGGACTGGTCAATCGAGTCGTCCCGGCGGACGAGCTGACGTCTCATGTGGACGGCGTGGCGCGTCAAGTGGCCGCGAAATCGGGCCTGACCCTCGCGACCGGCAAGAAGGCTTTCTATCGGCAGCGCGAGATGCCGCTGGCACAAGCATACGAATACGCCGCGGGTGTGATGGTCGAGAACATGCTCGCGCACGACGCCGAGGAGGGGATCAACGCCTTTCTGGACAAGCGCGCCCCGCAGTGGTCCAACCGTTAGCGCCTCGCCTCAGGAGCGATATCGTGACCCATCCGTTCAATGTCGATCTCGATCGGAACCCGGCCAATTTCCAGCCGCTGACACCGCTGACCTTCCTTGAGCGCGCGGCGAGCGTGATGCCCGATCGCCTTGCCATCATTCATGGCGAATTGCGCTACACCTACCGCGAGTTTTATAGCCGCGCCCGACAGCTCGCCTCCGCATTGTCCGGAAAGGGCGTGGGCCGGGGCGATGCCGTTTCCGTGCTACTGCCGAACGTGCCCGCGATGCTCGAAGCCCACCACGGCGTGCCGATGTGCGGCGCCGTTTTGCATGCGATCAACACACGTCTGGATGCCAAAACACTGGCTTTCCAGCTCGAGCATGCGGGTTCACGCGCCCTGATTGTCGACGGCGAGCTGTTGCCCCTGGCCCGGTCGGCGCTCGATCTTACGGTGGCGGTAACGCCGATGCTCATCGTCTACGACGATCCCGAGGCGCCCGGCGCGACAGAGAATACGTCTAACGGGCTCGACTACGAGTCGTTTCTTGCCACGGGCGACGCGGACTACGAATGGCTCATGCCCGAAGACGAGTGGGACGCGATTTCGATCAGTTATACGTCCGGAACCACAGGCGATCCCAAGGGAGTGGTCTACCATCACCGCGGTGCCTATCTGCTCGCCCAGGGCAACGCCCTGATCTCCAACATGCCGCGGTATCCGGTGTATTTGTGGACGCTGCCCATGTTCCACTGCAATGGATGGTGCTTCCCGTGGACGATGTCGGTGGTCTTCGGCACGCACGTATGCCTGCGCCAGGTCCGCGCGGAACCCATATGGCGGGCGATCGCCGAACACGGGGTCACGCATATGTGCGGTGCGCCGGCCGTGATGTCCCTGTTGGTCGCATCGGCGCCGGAGCGGGCGCGCCCGGGCGACCGGACGGTGGAGTTCTTCACCGCCGCGGCGCCGCCGCCGGAGAAAGTGCTGGCCGAAATGGAGAGCGCTGGTTTCAACGTGACGCAGCTCTACGGTCTGACCGAAACCTATGGCCCGGCTGTGGTCAACGAGTGGAAGCCGGATTGGGATGCGCTCGATCCAAAGACGCGAGCCGCGCGAAAGGCCCGTCAGGGCGTGCGCTACCCGCCACTCGAAGGACTCGAGGTGATGGACCCGGAGACCATGGAAATCGTCCCGCGGGACGGCCAAACCGTCGGCGAAGTCATGTTTCGCGGCAACGCGGTCATGAAGGGCTACTTCCGTAATCCCGAGGCCAATCGAAAGGCGTTTTCCGGCGGCTGGTTCCACTCGGGCGATCTTGGTGTCGTGCACCCGGATGGCTATATCCAGCTCAAGGATCGGTCCAAGGACATCATCATCTCCGGCGGCGAAAACATCTCGTCAATCGAGATCGAGGAAGCCCTGTACAAGCATCCGGCGGTCGCGGTGGCCGCCGTCGTGGCAATGCATCACGACAAGTGGGGCGAGACGCCCTGCGCGTTCATTGAATTCGCCGCGGGGCAAACAGCCACCAGTGAGGAACTGGAACAACACTGTCGAAATACATTGGCCTCGTACAAGATCCCGCGCCGCTTCATTTTCGAAGACGTGCCCCGAACCGCCACCGGCAAGATCCAGAAACACGAATTGCGCAAGCGCCTGACCGGCGACCCCGAGACATAAACCGCGCCACGGGCGTTGCTGCCGCGGCGGACATCGGCGCCAGCCGGTAAACATCCGGTGCTACGACGGAAGTTCGGCCGGGCATTACAAACGCATGCGCGCCGCGCGGCCGGCTTCCCGGGGCTCGCGGGCACGCGCGTGCTACCAAAAGCTATAGCGCTTATCCCCCGCCAACGCGACGAGCGGGGCCCGGGCTACAACGCGCGGCCCCAGTTTCACGACCAGGTGCCCGATCGATTGCCCTTGCTTGACGGGCGCCGTGATCGAACCGGGCAACTTCACGCTCGCCTTCAACTGGGCGTATTGCCCGCGCGGTACCGTCACGTAAAGCGTCTTTCGCAGCCCCAGCGCGACCTTGTCCTGATCGCCGTGTTTGACGGGCGCCTTGAATACGGACTGTCCCGCCGCGTACATCTTGTGCGTGGCGTAATTGTGGAAGCCATAGTCCAGCAGCGAGCCGGTCACCTGTGCCAGGTTGATGTAGTTCGCCGCACTCGATGCCTTGGGCTTGTCTGCGCCCATCACCACACCGATCAGCCGCATGCCATGGCGCTTCGCCGAAGCCGCGAGGTTATAGCCCACCGCGCTCACATAGCCCGGCTTCAACCCATCGACACTCGGATCGCGCCACAACAGCTTGTTGTAGTTATTCTGATGAATGTTGTTCCAGGTGAATGATTTCACGGCAAAAAAGCGCGCGTACTCTTTGGGGAACCGGCGAATGATCGCCCGCGACAACTTGGCCAGATCGAGCGCCGAGCTATGCAGGCCGGGGCGGGGCAGGCCGTTGGGATCGGTGTAATGCGTGTCGTGCAGGCCGAGCTGGCGGGCGTCGCGATTCATCCGCGCCACGAATGCCTGCTCGCTACCGCTGACACCTTCCGCCAGCGTCATTGCCGCATCGTTGCCCGAGGGCACCAGCATGCCTTTCAGCAGATTGTCGACGCTCACGTGCGAGCCGACCTTGAGGAACATCCGCGAGCCGCCTTCATGCCAGGCCTTCTTGCTCACGCGGAACTTCGTGTCGAGCGTGATCCGCCCACGCTTGAGTGCCCGGAACACCACGAACGCGGTCATCAGCTTCGTCGTGCTCGCGGGTGCCAGCTCCTTATCCTTATTCTTCGCCGCCAGTATCCGGCCCGTTCGATAGTCCATCAGCACATAAGACTTGGCGCCCAGCGGCGCCATATGCGGCACGATCAGCGGCGGCGCGGACGGCGTGTCGGCCGCCTGCGCTGCCCCGGTGGCGACAAAGACAAGGAACAGGCACGAACAGAGAACTGACTTCCGCATGAGGCGATATGACCTAAAAATGAAGGGGTTGAGGGGGGTGTGGATATTCGTCGGAGCCGGGGATTCTACATTCAGCTCATGGGATGCGTACCCGAAAACGTGTTCGTCGTGAGTCAGAGGCATGGCGAACCGTTGAGATTCGATCTCCCCGGGCCGGCGTATCAGATGACGGGCGGGTAGGGCGCTAACCCTGGTGAGGTGACATGACGCAGGGGATTTTATCGGCGTCGGTGTTGTTGCACGTTACGCAGGACGGCCATCGAATCGGGTAATTCGACACTTGCCCTTCAGCTGCGGTTGGCGTTGACCAGCCCGTCCGAGCATTTTCGAGGTCAGCTAACGGCATGTTCCATCCTTGCCAACCATGTAAACACGTGCCCGACACGCAGAACGATCACGAGCGCGAAGGTCAACAACAGCCGGACGAGTAGAAGTATCAGCAGCGATCCGCCCATTAGCGCGATGACCAACGTGTCTTCAATAAGGCTGTGGGAAAGGCTGAGAAAGGATAAAACAGAGGTGCGGTCGTATGCGCTCACATGGGCGCTTTTTGCTTCCTGAACCATCAGACCGGCACCGTAGCTCAGTCCAAGTGTCAGCCCGACAATCGTCATGTCAGATGCTTCAGAATGGCATCCGATAACGCGAAAAAAGGGGGTGAGCAGAAGAGCAATGGCGCGATCGAAA is from Salinisphaera sp. LB1 and encodes:
- a CDS encoding acyl-CoA synthetase, which gives rise to MVTHPFNVDLDRNPANFQPLTPLTFLERAASVMPDRLAIIHGELRYTYREFYSRARQLASALSGKGVGRGDAVSVLLPNVPAMLEAHHGVPMCGAVLHAINTRLDAKTLAFQLEHAGSRALIVDGELLPLARSALDLTVAVTPMLIVYDDPEAPGATENTSNGLDYESFLATGDADYEWLMPEDEWDAISISYTSGTTGDPKGVVYHHRGAYLLAQGNALISNMPRYPVYLWTLPMFHCNGWCFPWTMSVVFGTHVCLRQVRAEPIWRAIAEHGVTHMCGAPAVMSLLVASAPERARPGDRTVEFFTAAAPPPEKVLAEMESAGFNVTQLYGLTETYGPAVVNEWKPDWDALDPKTRAARKARQGVRYPPLEGLEVMDPETMEIVPRDGQTVGEVMFRGNAVMKGYFRNPEANRKAFSGGWFHSGDLGVVHPDGYIQLKDRSKDIIISGGENISSIEIEEALYKHPAVAVAAVVAMHHDKWGETPCAFIEFAAGQTATSEELEQHCRNTLASYKIPRRFIFEDVPRTATGKIQKHELRKRLTGDPET
- a CDS encoding D-alanyl-D-alanine carboxypeptidase family protein, whose protein sequence is MPLTHDEHVFGYASHELNVESPAPTNIHTPLNPFIFRSYRLMRKSVLCSCLFLVFVATGAAQAADTPSAPPLIVPHMAPLGAKSYVLMDYRTGRILAAKNKDKELAPASTTKLMTAFVVFRALKRGRITLDTKFRVSKKAWHEGGSRMFLKVGSHVSVDNLLKGMLVPSGNDAAMTLAEGVSGSEQAFVARMNRDARQLGLHDTHYTDPNGLPRPGLHSSALDLAKLSRAIIRRFPKEYARFFAVKSFTWNNIHQNNYNKLLWRDPSVDGLKPGYVSAVGYNLAASAKRHGMRLIGVVMGADKPKASSAANYINLAQVTGSLLDYGFHNYATHKMYAAGQSVFKAPVKHGDQDKVALGLRKTLYVTVPRGQYAQLKASVKLPGSITAPVKQGQSIGHLVVKLGPRVVARAPLVALAGDKRYSFW